A stretch of the Metopolophium dirhodum isolate CAU chromosome 8, ASM1992520v1, whole genome shotgun sequence genome encodes the following:
- the LOC132950500 gene encoding DNA topoisomerase 2-binding protein 1-A-like isoform X1 — protein sequence MLQSINNHRSQENCITPKKNNGHYQSKKINFKDILNDLSLQDVNKAGTILDGCKIYFSGFNLSEEEKLKRIVISTGGIRYTELNESITHILVGEFSASLAKLLHSIQEKPHVVNFNWLLESINLKCTAPEEQFLAMDSSHSFTPESPSPLSKKGLYMMKNSTVSQPRVVDRPKLQTSNVTSNPPTDNFIDQYLNVENANFNDTLSEKSSCTTQDTMSTQDSKLESVLEGLTILLHDLDAHQLPSIKSKIISMGGVAVNTRSYRGQINYVVVPIVFNEKSLSIKATIVSCLWIEDCYNNVEQTPIEYYHKPVIFSGSMPLKNCVISITNYTGSERYFLKEVSLLLGANFQDALSRKSKPEDNIMMTTHLICSTPEGPKYEASVKWGVPVVSKEWLLKCVPCKCRLPEDKFPIVSNAIPLKDTEKDIEPPLKKKCSVEIMIPTSQVLRSPFNKCKPEITPLKSNCSTPVDSNSFINNLKTPETPYGQILNYDPVTPETKKELKKSIDILPDGLDEQSQPKLRNQNSTETNEIHSINANSNDTLKSPSLSYRSPGVANSSLHNTSQIPKAQDNISNTVLPNIDTKQQSLDKQEFIRKIAQLQQDLCPSRELEIPLSRTESESQDDYTKNSQLKEPVVESSQQCSVGSEQQKKTRLKRLSECNKKFILTSINISDRQKYENAIEKLGAQVLQSAIFCEDVTHVLMHQPSRTEKYLCSLASGKWILHPSYIDDCLEENRFLPEDKYEWGNPLSDLSLSTPLHGAGYRWRSKICSGKAAAFSGMRAVLMTSENRYQALTRLIQAGGGMIVDIKELLQSTHCIIDQGYGNIPVPLNEIAVKGILLLPAPFLADLLTKDPTPDPLKYLIPEYQAFYNRLAPNTYRCNFLSIPISAIH from the exons ATGCTCCAAAGCATAAATAATCACAGATCACAAGAGAATTGTAttactccaaaaaaaaataatgggcatt ACcagtcgaaaaaaattaattttaaagacattttaaatgatttaagttTGCAAGACGTAAATAAAGCTGGCACAATTTTGGATGGTTGTAaa ATTTATTTTAGTGGATTTAATTTAAGCgaagaagaaaaattaaaacgaattgTAATTTCTACTGGTGGAATTCGATACACGGAGCTAAATGAGTCTATAACCCATATTTTAGTAGGTGAATTTTCTGCATCACTTGCAAAATTATTACACTCTATTCAAGAAAA acctCATGTTGTGAATTTTAATTGGTTACTTGAaagtataaatttgaaatgcaCTGCTCCAGAAGAACAGTTTCTAGCAATGGATTCATCTCATTCATTTACACCAGAATCTCCATCTCCCCTTAGCaaaaag GGATTGTATATGATGAAAAATTCTACAGTCTCTCAACCGAGAGTAGTAGATAGACCTAAACTACAAACTTCAAATGTAACCAGTAATCCGCCAACGGATAATTTTATCGATCAATATTTGAATGTTG aaaacgCCAATTTTAATGATACGCTTAGTGAAAAATCCTCTTGTACAACACAAGATACAATGTCCACTCAAGATAGTAAACTTGAATCTGTATTAGAag gaTTAACTATTCTTCTCCATGATTTGGACGCTCATCAGTTGCCAtccataaaaagtaaaataatatcaatgggTGGTGTGGCAGTTAATACACGTAGTTATCGAGGACAAATTAACTATGTTGTTGTTCCTATTGTATTCAATGAGAAGTCATTAAGTATTAAAGCCACCATAGTTAGCTGTCTTTGGATA gaagactgttataataatgttgaaCAAACTCCTatagaatattatcataaaccTGTAATTTTTAGTGGTTCTATGCCTCTAAAAAACTGTGTGATTAGCATCACCAATTATACAGGGTCTGAACGATATTTCTTAAAAGAAGTTTCACTACTTCTTGGAGCGAA TTTTCAAGATGCATTGTCAAGAAAATCGAAACCAGAAGATAACATTATGATGACAACTCACCTCATTTGTTCTACTCCAGAAGGACCCAAATATGAAGCCTCAGTTAAATGGGGAGTACCAGTTGTATCTAAAGAATGGCTACTTAAATGTGTTCCATGCAAATGCCGTTTACCAGAAGATAAATTTCCAATTGTTTCCAATG CAATACCGCTGAAAGACACTGAGAAAGATATTGAACCACCACTAAAAAAGAAATGTTCAGTTGAAATCATGATTCCTACCTCTCAAGTTTTACGTTCACCTTTCAACAAATGTAAACCAGAAATAACGCCTTTGAAATCAAATTGTTCTACTCCAGTTGATTCAAATAGTttcatcaacaatttaaaaaccccAGAAACTCCATATGGACAAATACTTAATTATGATCCTGTTACACCAGAAACAAAAAAGGAATTGAAAAA aagtATAGATATTTTACCAGATGGCCTCGATGAACAATCACAACCTAAGTTAAGGAACCAAAATAGTACT gaaACAAATGAAATACATTCAATAAATGCTAATTCAAATGATACATTGAAAAGTCCAAGTTTGTCATACCGTTCTCCAGGTGTGGCTAACAGTAGCTTGCATAACACATCACAAATACCAAAAGCTCaagataatatatctaatactGTATTACCAAATATT gaTACAAAGCAACAATCTTTAGacaaacaagaatttataag aaaaattgcACAACTCCAACAAGATTTATGTCCATCAAGAGAACTAGAAATTCCTCTTTCCAGAACAGAGTCTGAAAGTCAAGATGATTATACAA AAAACTCTCAATTGAAAGAACCAGTTGTAGAATCATCACAACAATGTTCAGTTGGAtctgaacaacaaaaaaaaaccagg TTAAAAAGACTGTCCGAGTGcaataaaaagtttatattaaccAGCATCAATATCAgt GATCGACAAAAGTATGAAAATGCTATTGAAAAACTTGGTGCTCAAGTATTGCAAAGTGCAATATTTTGTGAAGATGTTACTCATGTTCTTATGCATCAACCAAGTAgaactgaaaaatatttatgttcactTGCTTCTGGAAAATGGATATTACATCCAAGCTATATTGATGATTGTTTAGAGGAAAATCGCTTTCTGCCa gaAGATAAATACGAATGGGGAAATCCTTTATCGGACTTATCTTTATCAACACCATTGCACGGAGCAGGTTATCGATGGCGTTCTAAAATTTGTTCTGGTAAAGCTGCAGCATTCAGTGGTATGAGAGCTGTATTAATGACTTCTGAAAATAGATACCAAGCTTTGACACGTCTCATACAAGCTGGTGGTGGAATGATAGTggatataaa agaaCTATTGCAGTCTACACATTGTATCATTGACCAAGGGTATGGTAATATTCCTGTTCCTTTAAACGAAATCGCTGTCAAGGGTATATTACTATTACCTGCTCCGTTTCTGGCTGATCTTCTTACTAAAGACCCAACACCAGATcctttaaaatatctaatacctGAGTACCAAGCTTTCTATAATAGATTAGCGCCCAATACGTaccgttgtaattttttatctataccAATATCAGCCAtacattaa
- the LOC132950500 gene encoding DNA topoisomerase 2-binding protein 1-A-like isoform X2, with protein MVVNGFNLSEEEKLKRIVISTGGIRYTELNESITHILVGEFSASLAKLLHSIQEKPHVVNFNWLLESINLKCTAPEEQFLAMDSSHSFTPESPSPLSKKGLYMMKNSTVSQPRVVDRPKLQTSNVTSNPPTDNFIDQYLNVENANFNDTLSEKSSCTTQDTMSTQDSKLESVLEGLTILLHDLDAHQLPSIKSKIISMGGVAVNTRSYRGQINYVVVPIVFNEKSLSIKATIVSCLWIEDCYNNVEQTPIEYYHKPVIFSGSMPLKNCVISITNYTGSERYFLKEVSLLLGANFQDALSRKSKPEDNIMMTTHLICSTPEGPKYEASVKWGVPVVSKEWLLKCVPCKCRLPEDKFPIVSNAIPLKDTEKDIEPPLKKKCSVEIMIPTSQVLRSPFNKCKPEITPLKSNCSTPVDSNSFINNLKTPETPYGQILNYDPVTPETKKELKKSIDILPDGLDEQSQPKLRNQNSTETNEIHSINANSNDTLKSPSLSYRSPGVANSSLHNTSQIPKAQDNISNTVLPNIDTKQQSLDKQEFIRKIAQLQQDLCPSRELEIPLSRTESESQDDYTKNSQLKEPVVESSQQCSVGSEQQKKTRLKRLSECNKKFILTSINISDRQKYENAIEKLGAQVLQSAIFCEDVTHVLMHQPSRTEKYLCSLASGKWILHPSYIDDCLEENRFLPEDKYEWGNPLSDLSLSTPLHGAGYRWRSKICSGKAAAFSGMRAVLMTSENRYQALTRLIQAGGGMIVDIKELLQSTHCIIDQGYGNIPVPLNEIAVKGILLLPAPFLADLLTKDPTPDPLKYLIPEYQAFYNRLAPNTYRCNFLSIPISAIH; from the exons ATGGTTGTAaa TGGATTTAATTTAAGCgaagaagaaaaattaaaacgaattgTAATTTCTACTGGTGGAATTCGATACACGGAGCTAAATGAGTCTATAACCCATATTTTAGTAGGTGAATTTTCTGCATCACTTGCAAAATTATTACACTCTATTCAAGAAAA acctCATGTTGTGAATTTTAATTGGTTACTTGAaagtataaatttgaaatgcaCTGCTCCAGAAGAACAGTTTCTAGCAATGGATTCATCTCATTCATTTACACCAGAATCTCCATCTCCCCTTAGCaaaaag GGATTGTATATGATGAAAAATTCTACAGTCTCTCAACCGAGAGTAGTAGATAGACCTAAACTACAAACTTCAAATGTAACCAGTAATCCGCCAACGGATAATTTTATCGATCAATATTTGAATGTTG aaaacgCCAATTTTAATGATACGCTTAGTGAAAAATCCTCTTGTACAACACAAGATACAATGTCCACTCAAGATAGTAAACTTGAATCTGTATTAGAag gaTTAACTATTCTTCTCCATGATTTGGACGCTCATCAGTTGCCAtccataaaaagtaaaataatatcaatgggTGGTGTGGCAGTTAATACACGTAGTTATCGAGGACAAATTAACTATGTTGTTGTTCCTATTGTATTCAATGAGAAGTCATTAAGTATTAAAGCCACCATAGTTAGCTGTCTTTGGATA gaagactgttataataatgttgaaCAAACTCCTatagaatattatcataaaccTGTAATTTTTAGTGGTTCTATGCCTCTAAAAAACTGTGTGATTAGCATCACCAATTATACAGGGTCTGAACGATATTTCTTAAAAGAAGTTTCACTACTTCTTGGAGCGAA TTTTCAAGATGCATTGTCAAGAAAATCGAAACCAGAAGATAACATTATGATGACAACTCACCTCATTTGTTCTACTCCAGAAGGACCCAAATATGAAGCCTCAGTTAAATGGGGAGTACCAGTTGTATCTAAAGAATGGCTACTTAAATGTGTTCCATGCAAATGCCGTTTACCAGAAGATAAATTTCCAATTGTTTCCAATG CAATACCGCTGAAAGACACTGAGAAAGATATTGAACCACCACTAAAAAAGAAATGTTCAGTTGAAATCATGATTCCTACCTCTCAAGTTTTACGTTCACCTTTCAACAAATGTAAACCAGAAATAACGCCTTTGAAATCAAATTGTTCTACTCCAGTTGATTCAAATAGTttcatcaacaatttaaaaaccccAGAAACTCCATATGGACAAATACTTAATTATGATCCTGTTACACCAGAAACAAAAAAGGAATTGAAAAA aagtATAGATATTTTACCAGATGGCCTCGATGAACAATCACAACCTAAGTTAAGGAACCAAAATAGTACT gaaACAAATGAAATACATTCAATAAATGCTAATTCAAATGATACATTGAAAAGTCCAAGTTTGTCATACCGTTCTCCAGGTGTGGCTAACAGTAGCTTGCATAACACATCACAAATACCAAAAGCTCaagataatatatctaatactGTATTACCAAATATT gaTACAAAGCAACAATCTTTAGacaaacaagaatttataag aaaaattgcACAACTCCAACAAGATTTATGTCCATCAAGAGAACTAGAAATTCCTCTTTCCAGAACAGAGTCTGAAAGTCAAGATGATTATACAA AAAACTCTCAATTGAAAGAACCAGTTGTAGAATCATCACAACAATGTTCAGTTGGAtctgaacaacaaaaaaaaaccagg TTAAAAAGACTGTCCGAGTGcaataaaaagtttatattaaccAGCATCAATATCAgt GATCGACAAAAGTATGAAAATGCTATTGAAAAACTTGGTGCTCAAGTATTGCAAAGTGCAATATTTTGTGAAGATGTTACTCATGTTCTTATGCATCAACCAAGTAgaactgaaaaatatttatgttcactTGCTTCTGGAAAATGGATATTACATCCAAGCTATATTGATGATTGTTTAGAGGAAAATCGCTTTCTGCCa gaAGATAAATACGAATGGGGAAATCCTTTATCGGACTTATCTTTATCAACACCATTGCACGGAGCAGGTTATCGATGGCGTTCTAAAATTTGTTCTGGTAAAGCTGCAGCATTCAGTGGTATGAGAGCTGTATTAATGACTTCTGAAAATAGATACCAAGCTTTGACACGTCTCATACAAGCTGGTGGTGGAATGATAGTggatataaa agaaCTATTGCAGTCTACACATTGTATCATTGACCAAGGGTATGGTAATATTCCTGTTCCTTTAAACGAAATCGCTGTCAAGGGTATATTACTATTACCTGCTCCGTTTCTGGCTGATCTTCTTACTAAAGACCCAACACCAGATcctttaaaatatctaatacctGAGTACCAAGCTTTCTATAATAGATTAGCGCCCAATACGTaccgttgtaattttttatctataccAATATCAGCCAtacattaa
- the LOC132951095 gene encoding replication termination factor 2: MGCDGGTIPKRDELVRTKKKPEQKDKSSMQLYRWRNCHLTQGPLRPPIVACGMGLLYSKESVLQHLINKTPFPEASAHIKGLKDIKVLKLTSNPAFNKKAQSVGGYIDDNCSPYICPLVGLEMNDRSKFCFLWKCGCVISERGLKLGADNKCVNCVKEYDDDDIVVLNPTEEDITLMKTKLARRKDKIKSEKNSEKNKVKQEVVIKDEPIEDEDEKPIVPSILPIKTENIDIKKEIKKEQIKKEQIKRPITSAAGSSSSVGSGNCRKLEDPVYKKAKLAHSISKDKSATNVYKSLFTSHEDDKNQTRAHWITYNPFYN, from the exons ATGGGATGCGATGGTGGAACTATACCCAAGAGGGACGAGCTGGTACGAACCAAAAAGAAACCAGAACAG aAAGATAAATCCTCCATGCAGTTGTACCGTTGGCGTAATTGTCACTTGACTCAAGGACCACTTCGACCGCCAATAGTCGCTTGTGGCATGGGTCTCTTGTATAGTAAAGAATCTGTTTTACAgcatttaataaacaaaactcCATTTCCTGAAGCTTCAGCACACATCAAGGGTTTAAAA gaTATAAAAGTTTTGAAATTGACTTCCAATCCTGCATTCAACAAAAAAGCTCAAAGTGTTGGTGGATATATTGACGATAATTGTTCACCTTACATATGCCCTCTTGTTGGTCTTGAAATGAACGACAGATCAAAATTCTGTTTCTTATGGAAATGTGGATGTGTTATTTCTGAGAGAGGTCTTAAGCTAGGTGCTGATAACAAGTGTGTCAATTGTGTAAAGGAATATGACGATGATGATATAGTTGTGTTGAATCCGACCGAAGAAGATATAACTTTAATGAAAACTAAATTGGCTAGACGCAAAGATAAGATTAAGAGTGAAAAAAATTCTGAGAAAAATAAAGTCAAACAAGAAGTTGTAATTAAAGACGAACCAattgaagatgaagatgaaaaaCCAATTGTTCCATCCATCTTACCTATTAAAACTGAAAACATTGATATcaagaaagaaataaaaaaggaacaaataaagaaagaacaaataaaaa gACCAATCACTAGTGCTGCAGGATCAAGTTCCTCCGTTGGCTCTGGTAATTGCCGCAAATTAGAAGATCCTGTGTATAAAAAAGCAAAACTTGCACATAGTATTTCTAAAGACAAATCAGCAACCAATGTATACAAGTCATTATTTACAAGTCATGAGGACGACAAAAATCAAACTCGGGCTCATTGGATTACTTACAATCCGTTCTATAATTAA